AGCTATGCTCCTTTCATAGACACGAGCTCTCATCTCCCTATGGAATACGACGTACAGAATCATGCTTCTATTCCGGTTATCAAGGAGCAGACGCAGGATATCGAATTTGCCCTTCAGCAGCTTATGGACATGAGTGAAAGGGTAACGGAGAGTCCGTTTGCCCATCGAGCTGACTTTTCTAATGTTGGCATTATCGGTCACTCCTTTGGGGGTGCAACTGCGGTGGATGTTCTATACAAGAATCCTGTATTTAAAGCAGGTATTAATATGGATGGCTACTTGTATGGTGAGGATCGTGACAAACCGTTAACGAAACCGCTGATGATTATGAACGGAGGCTTCAAATTACCAGAACTGGAGGATTCGCCGGAGATGAAACTAGCCGAAGAAGGGCGGCGAGAGCGAGTATTAGCTCAATCAGGTGTGGAGTTGGATATCTGGCAGGCGGGGCATCTCAGCTTTACAGATTTTCCTCTGTATTCACCACTGATGGAAGCACTTAGTCCTGAAGTGCGGCGCAATCACACCATTATTAACGAAGTATCGCTAGCCTTCATGGATCGGAATCTTAAGGGTGATCCAAATGCTTCCTATTTAGATGTTGTGGGGCGCTATCCAGATGTTACGATAAGGATGAAGTAATGAAGGGGCACCATTAATAGGTGTCCCTCTACTTCGAAATTTTCAGTTTGTCGCCAACAGTTCTTTTAAGCTGTTATCAATAAACGTGGTATCGACAGGGTTAAGTCCAAACCCAGCCAAGTGTCCCCAGATTGATTCAATTGGCTTAAAGGTAGCGTTAGGGATGTGCTTCGTCTCATATTCACTGTCTTCTGGCGTGAAATACAGATCAGTCCGTACAGGCATCACAACCGTTCGCGCCCGGATGCTTCGTAACGCCGCCTCAAAGTCTCCCTTGTACTTATCATTTTGGCTAATGTCGGCATGCTGCCACGTCCACATCATCGCCAGCAAATCGTTTGCATCCGAAGGAACAAAGCTTTCCTCCCAAAATCCCGAGATAAATTCGGAAAGAGTCTCATAGCCCAAAGCTTTATAGCATTCCTCGCGGTAAAATGGCTGTGAAAACCCCCAACTCGCATAAACGCGCCCCAAGGTACGTAAGCCAACCTCGGGAGATGCCGTATACTGCCCGTTATTCCAAGCTGCATCGGCTAGTAATGCTGCTCGGATGCCTTCGATCAAGACGATGTTATGCGGCCATGTTTTTGCGGTTCCGGCAAAAGGAGCCAATCTTTCGACCATATCTGGGTAGATCGCCGCCCAATGAAAAGCCTGGATGGCCCCCATCGACCAGCCGGTTGCCAAAGCAATTTTTTCAATGCCAAATCTTTCCGTAATGAGTCGATGCTGAAGAGCGACATTATCGTAGATCGTAACGTGTGGAAAATGGGCCCGATCATACGGGTTGGCTGTGTTGCTCGGGGAGGACGATAGCCCGTTGCCCAGCATATTGGGAATGATGATAAAATATTGATTCGGGTTCAAAGCCTTATCTTCCCCGATGAGCCATTCGTTTTGGTAATGCTGGTCTCCAAACGATGTAGGAAATATAATGACGTTATCCTTGGCGGCGTTGAGTGTGCCATAGGTTTTGTAAGCAATAAATGCATGAGGTAGTGTCACTCCTGACTGTAAGCGGACATCTCCCAAGTGAAAAATGTCGTAATCCATCTCGCATTGCTCCTTTGTAAACATGATTTTTTTCAACTATAAACGTTCCCGTACAGGGGAAAGTCAAGGGAATGATAGATTGGGGTTTTTCCATGTTTAAGATCAGTGAATTTTCCCGATTGAGCAGAGTGTCCTTAAAGACGCTTCGTTTTTATGATCAAATTGGCATTTTGAAGCCAGCGGATATCGACAAAGAAACTGGCTATCGGTTTTATGCAGCAGAGCAATTGGTTACGCTGAATCGAATCCTCATGTACAAGGACTTGGGATTTACGTTGCAACAAATTCAGCAATTGCTGCATGAAGAGATGTCTCCGGAGCAACTACAAGGCATATTCAGGCAAAAAGAAAGAGCAATGGAACAGCTGCTTGAGGAGGAGCAAGCACGATTGAATCGAATCAAGGAGCGTCTGTTGTCGATCGAGCAAAAGGGGTATGTAGCACAAGAGGTTGTATTTAAACGAGTCGAAGCCCAAAAAGTTGTCTCGTTTCGTTCAGAAGGTAAGGTAGAAGAGATTCCGATGCTTTTCGAGCGGCTGTCTCAACACGCAGGCAAGCAGCAGAGAAGGATGCTTTCTCCCATCGTTTTGTGGAAGGAGTCGGAGCGAGACGAGACGGCATTCGAATTGGAGATCGGCTATGTACTCAAGCAGGACATTCCCTTGCCATCCGATATGCTGGAAATACGTATGCTGCCAGAGGAGCCGATGATGGCCACCCTGGTCCAACGTGTAGAGCCATTCGTTCCTTCTACGGCCTGTATTGACTTGGCAAAATGGATAGAGCGCAATCAATACCGGATCAAAAAAGATCAGCCAGGCAGAGAAAACTATCTGCAATCCCCACTTGGGGGCGATACGTATGTAGAAGTGCAAATTCCCATAGAATTTCCATGAAAAAGGCCAGTACCCGCATAGACGACGAGGTACTGGCTTTTTGCTTGTGTTCATTTGACGCTGGTGGAAGGCGGGTAGTACAGTAATAATGATCGAGGATACAGAAAATTCCAGATGCGAAAGAAGGGAATCCTGCTATGAATAGAAAAGCACGTCGGTTCGTTGATCTGAGTGTGCCTC
This genomic stretch from Brevibacillus brevis harbors:
- a CDS encoding alpha/beta fold hydrolase; translation: MDYDIFHLGDVRLQSGVTLPHAFIAYKTYGTLNAAKDNVIIFPTSFGDQHYQNEWLIGEDKALNPNQYFIIIPNMLGNGLSSSPSNTANPYDRAHFPHVTIYDNVALQHRLITERFGIEKIALATGWSMGAIQAFHWAAIYPDMVERLAPFAGTAKTWPHNIVLIEGIRAALLADAAWNNGQYTASPEVGLRTLGRVYASWGFSQPFYREECYKALGYETLSEFISGFWEESFVPSDANDLLAMMWTWQHADISQNDKYKGDFEAALRSIRARTVVMPVRTDLYFTPEDSEYETKHIPNATFKPIESIWGHLAGFGLNPVDTTFIDNSLKELLATN
- a CDS encoding MerR family transcriptional regulator encodes the protein MFKISEFSRLSRVSLKTLRFYDQIGILKPADIDKETGYRFYAAEQLVTLNRILMYKDLGFTLQQIQQLLHEEMSPEQLQGIFRQKERAMEQLLEEEQARLNRIKERLLSIEQKGYVAQEVVFKRVEAQKVVSFRSEGKVEEIPMLFERLSQHAGKQQRRMLSPIVLWKESERDETAFELEIGYVLKQDIPLPSDMLEIRMLPEEPMMATLVQRVEPFVPSTACIDLAKWIERNQYRIKKDQPGRENYLQSPLGGDTYVEVQIPIEFP